In bacterium, the DNA window GAGATTGAAAGATAACGCAGAGCGAGTGAATTGTTCATAACGTGGTGTATTTTTATTAACGGCCAGAAGAGGGTTGTGTTGACATGGCAACGTATTTAACGCCTGCTTGTTTTAAGTTGTCCACAATATCAATAACATTGCCATACGAAACGGTTTCGTCGGCGCGCACATAAATCGGTGTGTCTTCGTTGTTTTCAAGTGCTTTTTGAATAGTACTTACTAATTCTTCTTTTTTAACCGGATAGCTATTGAAATATAATTCATTTTTTTTATTGAGTGTCACGACCAGCTCTTGTTGATTGCCAGCCTCTTTGCT includes these proteins:
- a CDS encoding biopolymer transporter ExbD, which encodes MKKPKRRHLTLPEISLTPLIDTALTLLIIFIVTAPMVQNGIKVNLPHGKSKEAGNQQELVVTLNKKNELYFNSYPVKKEELVSTIQKALENNEDTPIYVRADETVSYGNVIDIVDNLKQAGVKYVAMSTQPSSGR